The following proteins come from a genomic window of Kwoniella shandongensis chromosome 7, complete sequence:
- a CDS encoding sulfate adenylyltransferase, which yields MANTPHGGILKDLLVRDAPLHSSLVEEARELKDIFLTERQLCDLELILNGGFSPLEGFMNEADYLSVRDTLRLVAVNGQRQGSLFPMPITLDVSQDDISRLSLKEGVRIALRDPRDDAALAILTVSDIYKPDKSAEATQVLGADDIAHPAAAYLHNQVKEFYVGGKVQAISAPTHYDYVPLRYSPAELRAHFHKLAWRKVVAFQTRNPMHRAHRELTVRAARQRRANVLIHPVVGLTKPGDVDHYTRVRAYQALMPSYPEGMAHLALLPLAMRMAGPREAVWHAIIRKNFGATHFIVGRDHAGPGKNSQGKDFYGPYDAQELVTQFKDELQIEMVPFQAMTYLPGTDEYQPVDEVPKGTPTADISGTELRKRLRTGAAIPDWFSYTGVVKVLRDSYPPRPQQGFTILLTGYHNSGKETIARALQVTLQQQGSRSVSLLLGEELRGDLNPAIDRAITPEQKHINLQRIGFVASELSKAGAAVIAAPVAPYEKSRQAIRKIVVGQGGGNFFLVHVATPLEWCEKVDRRGLYKRARNGEVKNLTGVDDIYEAPEDADLVCDLRNDTVPEVVHSIIMLLEGQSLI from the exons atGGCCAACACACCTCACGGCGGTATCCTCAAGGACCTTTTGGTCCGTGAtgctcctcttcactcttccCTCGTCGAGGAGGCAAGAGAGTTGAAAGACATCTTCTTGACAGAG CGACAATTATGTGATCTCGAGCTCATCTTGAACGGTGGTTTCTCCCCTCTTGAAGGTTTCATGAACGAGGCCGACTACCTCTC CGTTCGAGACACCCTTCGATTGGTTGCGGTCAACGGCCAACGACAAggatctctcttccccatGCCTATCACCCTCGACGTCTCACAAGACGATATCAGTCGTCTCAGCCTCAAGGAGGGTGTCAGAATCGCTCTTCGTGACCCCCGTGACGATGCTGCTCTTGCCATCTTGACCG TTTCCGACATCTACAAGCCCGACAAGTCTGCTGAGGCTACTCAGGTTCTCGGTGCCGACGATATCGCCCATCCTGCCGCTGCGTACCTCCACAaccaggtcaaggagttCTACGTCGGTGGAAAGGTCCAAGCTATCTCTGCTCCTACTCACTACGACTACGTTCCTCTTCGAT ACTCTCCCGCTGAGCTCCGAGCACACTTCCACAAACTCGCCTGGAGAAAGGTTGTCGCTTTCCAAACCCGAAACCCTATGCACCGAGCTCACCGAGAACTCACCGTCCGAGCCgctcgacaacgacgagccAACGTCCTCATTCACCCCGTCGTCGGTCTCACCAAGCCTGGAGATGTCGACCACTACACCCGAGTGAGGGCTTACCAGGCTCTCATGCCTTCGTACCCCGAAGGTATGGCACATTTGGCTTTGCTCCCTCTCGCTATGCGAATGGCTGGACCCAGAGAAGCTGTTTGGCACGCTATTATCAGGAAGAACTTTGGTGCTACCCACTTC ATTGTCGGTCGAGACCACGCCGGACCTGGTAAGAACTCGCAGGGCAAGGACTTCTACGGACCT TACGACGCCCAAGAGCTCGTTACTCAGTTCAAGGACGAGCTCCAGATCGAGATGGTTCCCTTCCAGGCCATGACCTACCTCCCCGGTACCGACGAGTACCAACCGGTTGACGAGGTGCCCAAGGGTACCCCCACCGCCGACATCTCCGGTACCGAGCTCCGAAAGCGACTCCGAACCGGTGCTGCCATCCCCGATTGGTTCTCCTACACTGGTGTTGTCAAGGTCCTCCGAGACTCTTACCCTCCTCGACCCCAACAGGGTTTCACTATCCTGTTGACTGGTTACCACAACTCTGGTAAGGAGACTATCGCTCGAGCTCTCCAAGTCACACTTCAACAACAAGGATCTCGATCcgtttctcttcttctcggtgaGGAATTGCGAGGTGATCTCAACCCCGCTATCGACCGAGCTATCACCCCTGAGCAAAAACACATCAACCTCCAACGTATTGGTTTCGTCGCTTCAGAATTGAGCAAGGCCGGAGCAGCTGTCATCGCCGCCCCCGTTGCACCTTACGAGAAGTCTAGACAGGCCATCCGAAAGATCGTCGTCGGTCAAGGTGGTGGTAacttcttccttgtccacGTCGCGACTCCCCTTGAATGGTGTGAGAAGGTCGACAGAAGAGGATTGTACAAGCGAGCAAGGAACGGAGAGGTCAAGAACTTGACAGGTGTGGATGACATTTACGAGGCTCCCGAGGATGCCGATTTGGTCTGTGACTTGAGAAATGACACCGTCCCCGAGGTCGTTCACT CTATCATCATGCTTCTTGAGGGACAGAGTCTTATCTAA
- a CDS encoding exodeoxyribonuclease III: protein MRILTWNVNVLRTCLDYHPFSSMKKKNVEGLLDELHADIFCFQEHKTVRARLEKSMACPGPYDGFWTFPRSKTGYSGVCTYVDSRCCVPLKAEEGITGLLLDDPKGSTMKPPWTPEERIGYYPEVEEMIWLDEVDGSPFDHKRLDMEGRAVVCDFGLFILFNLYCPNETNETRRPYKMNFLHALQERVRLLQAAGREVIIAGDINIMRAPIDSGEGGIRTSAEQHYEHPARRIMDDWCAPKGPMVDVVRESWPDRDDMFTCWNQKLDARPSNYGSRIDMILCTPGLRPWIKGGDILTKVFGSDHCPVYIDLHDSIDVPDRGTLHLRDMLNPPDRPPSTAPIYPNDVPRSAPEPPRFATKFFDEFSGRQTTLKSFFGGGGGGGGKKVKTNEAAVVPSPSPTPTPTPAPSEITVDETSATQPPPAPPQPGPPSAPDESISTPFSLARAAFDAFDGLVQPPSPIASMATSQHNEASSSRSRQTSRDTAIDMTFDEDTVAIPNKPKSAKSKSETKTKPSSSSTKSATGSQTKLSSFFSQPPSKAKRKTPPPPSPSYSASQPSSKNKRPSLASVSSSPSRSPSAPMVAQYPPSFDLAESHPEHENLSVEEDQLISQAIAEADAAKEAKKAEAAPIWSNLFAKKLPPLCAVHHKPCKDFIVMKPGPNKGKRFWLCSLPVGAGYDMGRSKRAREDVNPNFRCDFFLWDSANSRKESPGGAKGA, encoded by the exons ATGCGTATACTTACTTGGAATGTT AATGTGCTGCGGACATGTCTGGATTACCACCC GTTCAGTtcaatgaagaagaagaatgtaGAAGGTTTACTAGATGAGCTACATGCGGACATATTCTGCTTCCAAG AACACAAGACTGTTCGCGCTCGACTCGAAAAGTCCATGGCATGTCCCGGTCCCTACGATGGATTTTGGACCTTCCCTCGCTCCAAGACAGGTTATTCTGGAGTATGTACCTATGTCGATTCTCGCTGCTGCGTACCTCTCAAAGCGGAAGAGGGGATAACCGGCTTGTTATTGGACGATCCGAAGGGGAGCACGATGAAACCACCTTGGACACCAGAAGAGAGGATCGGATATTACccagaagtggaagagatgatctgGTTGGATGAGGTAGATGGGAGTCCTTTCGATCACAAGAGGTTGGATatggagggaagagcggtGGTTTGTGATTTTGG GCTCTTTATCCTGTTCAACCTCTATTGTCCCAATGAGACTAACGAAACCAGACGACCATACAAGATGAACTTCCTCCACGCTTTACAAGAGCGGGTACGACTATTGCAGGCCGCAGGGAGAGAAGTCATTATTGCAGGCGATATCAATATCATGCGAGCACCTATAGAttcaggagaaggaggaatcaGGACGTCAGCGGAACAACACTATGAGCATCCAGCGCGAAGGATTATGGACGATTGGTGTGCGCCCAAAGGTCCGATGGTGGACGTTGTCAGGGAAAGTTGGCCGGATAGGGATGATATGTTCACTTGCTGGAACCAGAAGTTGGATGCGAG ACCGTCCAACTATGGGAGTCGAATCGATATGATTCTTTGTACCCCCGGTTTACGACCATGGATCAAAGGCGGCGATATCCTCACCAAAGTCTTCGGATCAGATCATTGTCCAGTCTACATTGATCTCCACGACTCAATTGACGTTCCAGATCGAGGGACTCTTCATCTGCGAGACATGTTGAATCCACCAGATCGACCGCCTTCGACTGCGCCAATCTATCCCAACGATGTGCCGAGGTCTGCACCCGAGCCTCCGAGATTCGCAACCAAGTTCTTCGACGAGTTTTCCGGTAGACAGACTACGTTAAAGAGCTTctttggcggtggtggaggaggcggaggaaagaaggtcaagaCGAACGAGGCAGCAGTCGttccttccccatcaccgacaccgacaccgactcCGGCGCCATCTGAGATTACGGTGGACGAGACTTCGGCGACGCAACCCCCACCTGCACCTCCCCAACCAGGACCGCCCTCAGCTCCTGACGAAAGCATATCGACGCCGTTCAGTCTCGCCCGGGCAGCCTTTGACGCATTCGACGGGCTGGTGcagcctccttctccgatcGCCTCAATGGCTACCTCTCAGCACAATGAAGcgtcctcttctcgctcacGCCAAACATCAAGAGACACAGCGATTGACATGACATTTGACGAAGACACCGTAGCAATACCGAATAAGCCCAAATCAGCCAAATCTAAATCCGAGACCAAGACTAaaccatcttcttcgtccacgAAATCCGCTACTGGCTCGCAGACCAAACTCTCATCATTCTTCTCTCAGCCCCCTTCGAAGGCTAAGCGGAAAACACCGCccccaccatcaccatcgtacTCAGCctctcaaccttcctccaaaAACAAGCGCCCATCCCTCGCTTCTGTCTCGTCGTCGCCCTCACGTTCACCTTCAGCACCAATGGTTGCTCAGTACCCACCGTCTTTCGACCTAGCAGAGTCCCACCCAGAGCATGAGAATCTATCagtagaggaagatcaaCTTATCTCGCAGGCGATTGCGGAGGCGGATGCTGCGAAAGAAGCGAAAAAGGCCGAAGCGGCGCCGATATGGAGTAATTTGTTCGCGAAGAAGTTGCCGCCGTTATGTGCGGTACATCATAAGCCATGTAAAGATTTCA TCGTGATGAAGCCAGGGCCAAATAAGGGGAAGAGGTTCTGGTTATGTTCATT ACCTGTTGGAGCCGGCTACGACATGGGAAGATCGAAGCGGGCCAGAGAGGATGTCAACCCCAATTTCAGATGTGACTT CTTTCTTTGGGATTCTGCGAATTCGAGAAAGGAGTCTCCCGGTGGTGCTAAGGGTGCATGA
- a CDS encoding phosphoenolpyruvate carboxykinase (ATP), whose translation MVQGRHHHDEFESNQFLGKEMKYFSQAGFDLDRIHIKRNAPIASLYEDAVLNEGAVISSSGALINFSGKKTGRSPKDKRIVYEESSKDDVWWGPVNIKMDEHTFEINRERAIDYLNTRENVYVFDGFAGWDPKYRIKVRVIASRAYHALFMHNMLIRPTPEELENFGEPDFIIYNAGQFPANRFTTGMTSTTSVEINFKRMEMVILGTEYAGEMKKGIFSVMHYLQPVKFGQLSLHSSANQAKGDNGDVTLFFGLSGTGKTTLSADPNRLLIGDDEHVWSDTGVFNIEGGCYAKTINLSAEKEPEIYGAIKFGSILENVVYNPADRVPDYDDVSITENTRCAYPIEYIPNAKIPCIADRQPSNIIMLCCDAFGVLPPVSRLTPEQAQYHFVAGYTSKTPGTEDGIVEPSPTFSTCYGQPFIVLHPGRYAKMLAERMEKNKVDCWLINTGWTGGKFGQGKRCPLKYTRAIVDAIHNGTLAKSEFENFPIFNLAIPKAVEGVPSEILHPEKVWPSKDAFKAELDKLGGMFQKAFAKYENDISEEVKLAGPVFA comes from the exons ATGGTCCAAGGAAGACACCACCACGACGAGTTCGAGTCCAACCAGTTTCTCGGAAAAGAGATGAAATACTTCTCTCAAGCCGGTTTCGACCTCGACAGAATCcacatcaag CGAAATGCACCCATCGCATCGCTTTACGAGGATGCCGTCCTCAACGAAGGCGCCGTCATCTCATCCAGCGGAGCTCTTATCAACTTCTCCGGAAAGAAGACCGGTCGATCACCCAAAGACAAGCGAATTGTTTACGAAGAGTCTAGCAAGGACGATGTCTGGTGGGGTCCCGTCAACATCAAGATGGA CGAGCACACATTCGAGATCAACAGAGAACGAGCTATCGATTACCTCAACACCAGAGAGAACGTCTACGTCTTTGATGGATTCGCCGGTTGGGACCCCAAATACCGAATCAAGGTCCGAGTGATTGCCTCTCGAGCTTACCACGCTCTTTTCATG CACAACATGCTTATCCGACCTACTCCCGAGGAACTCGAGAACTTTGGCGAGCCCGATTTCATCATCTACAACGCTGGTCAATTCCCTGCCAACCGATTCACCACCGGTATgacctccaccacttccgTGGAGATCAACTTCAAGCGAATGGAGATGGTCATCCTCGGTACCGAGTACGCCggtgagatgaagaagggtatcttctccgtcatgcACTACCTCCAACCCGTCAAATTCGGTCAACTCTCCCTCCACTCTTCCGCCAACCAGGCCAAGGGCGACAACGGCGAcgtcaccctcttcttcggtctcTCCGGTACCGGAAAGACCACCTTGTCAGCAGACCCCAACAGATTGTTGATTGGTGACGACGAGCACGTCTGGAGTGATACCGGTGTCTTCAACATCGAGGGTGGTTGTTACGCCAAGACCATCAACCTCTCTgccgagaag GAGCCCGAGATCTACGGTGCTATCAAGTTCGGTTCGATCCTCGAGAACGTCGTCTACAACCCTGCGGACCGAGTGCCCGACTACGACGATGTCTCCATCACCGAGAACACTCGATGTGCCTACCCTATCGAATACATCCCCAACGCCAAGATCCCCTGTATCGCCGACCGACAaccttccaacatcatcatgctCTGTTGCGATGCTTTCGGTGTCTTGCCCCCCGTCTCCCGACTCACTCCCGAGCAAGCTCAGTACCACTTTGTTGCCGGATACACTTCCAAGACTCCCGGTACTGAGGACGGTATTGTTGAGCCTTCACCCACCTTCTCGACCTGTTACGGACAACCGTTCATCGTCCTTCACCCTGGTCGATATGCCAAGATGTTGGCTGAAcgaatggagaagaacaaggtcGACTGTTGGCTCATCAACACCGGTTGGACTGGTGGAAAGTTCGGACAGGGAAAACGATGTCCACTCAAATACACTCGAGCCATCGTCGATGCCATTCACAATGGTACACTCGCCAAATCCGAATTTGAGAACTTCCCAatcttcaacctcgccaTTCCTAAAGCCGTCGAAGGTGTCCCCAGTGAGATCCTTCACCCTGAAAAGGTCTGGCCATCAAAGGACGCTTTCAAGGCAGAGTTGGACAAACTTGGTGGTATGTTCCAAAAGGCTTTCGCAAAGTACGAGAACGATATTTCAGAAGAAGTCAAATTGGCAGGTCCCGTCTTTGCATAG
- a CDS encoding ubiquinone biosynthesis monooxygenase COQ6, with the protein MRATTSTIAQASRRATASRSAGRLSLPAQSASVGPSRCLHIGTSRSSTASSSLLAQQSSCTKSLAQPRFAIGIRGHATSSSTPIEEVEPIPAISEENTYDVVIIGGANAGLAFACALLSQPTIAKTTRILLLEGASLDRTRSWSGKGDWENRVSSLTAENVAWLDSIGVWKHIEQDRSCPVDEMVIWANPSESSTPTIHFPPLGRPMARMTENLNLQRALLRRIEEVGKGVVTIKENSKVAEMRLGEGGRWVGLRIGDAWLRGSLVVGADGPNSPVRHFSKIESYGHAYQTHAVVCTLNHFASSLYPNTTAFQRFLPTGPLAFLPLSGEASTMVWSTSPENAAALKRLAPEALVGMVNAGFTLPESTLMALVEKMLEADRQGVPLTSDQISSLIATLPSPPLSTDQPILPPNVTSIPAKSIASFPLRLTHADVYLGPRTALVGDAAHTIHPLAGQGLNMGLADVKSLSEVLERARALGGDLGSQTSLADYPRERYPLNHLMLSTTDKLHYIFRARGGLVNWIRGTGLDVINELGPIKKILMGGAGAGTLGVGGGKRTDEQREFGRANATDELPPIGGWPMTAAKGVEGWFALKGVMGMVGSVVKEGAKMGVGKAASLIAKK; encoded by the exons ATGCGCGCTACAACATCCACTATCGCCCAGGCAAGCAGAAGAGCCACCGCCTCTCGATCTGCCGGACGACTCTCTTTGCCTGCTCAATCTGCCTCTGTCGGTCCATCTCGATGTCTTCACATCGGGACCAGTAGATCGTCGAccgcttcttcatcgctgTTAGCTCAACAATCGTCTTGTACCAAATCTCTCGCTCAGCCAAGATTCGCCATTGGTATTCGAGGTCATgctacctcctcctccacgcCTATTGAGGAGGTAGAACCGATTCCCGCTATCTCAGAGGAGAACACGTACGATGTCGTGATCATAGGAGGAGCAAATGCAGGCTTAGCGTTCGCTTGCGCTTTAC TATCCCAACCAACGATAGCAAAGACCACTCGAATACTCTTACTCGAAGGAGCGAGTCTCGATCGAACGCGAAGCTGGAGCGGTAAAGGTGATTGGGAGAACCGAGTGAGCAGTCTGACAGCGGAGAATGTAGCTTGGCTGGATA GTATCGGGGTTTGGAAGCATATTGAACAAGATCGATCGTGTCCTGTTGacgagatggtg ATCTGGGCAAACCCTTCTGAATCCTCCACGCCTACTATCCACTTCCCACCCCTCGGTCGACCAATGGCCAGAATGACCGAAAACCTCAATCTCCAACGAGCGTTATTACGCCGAATAGAAGAGGTTGGCAAAGGTGTGGtgacgatcaaggagaacTCAAAAGTGGCAGAGATGAGATtaggtgaaggagggagatgggtaGGGCTGAGAATTGGTGATGCGTGGCTTAGGGGTTCTTTAGTG GTCGGCGCCGACGGTCCAAATTCTCCTGTTCGACACTTTTCCAAGATCGAATCTTACGGCCATGCCTACCAAACCCACGCCGTCGTATGCACTCTCAACCATTTTGCCTCTTCCCTCTACCCTAACACGACTGCATTCCAACGCTTCCTACCTACCGGTCCACTGGCATTCCTCCCTCTGTCCGGTGAGGCGTCAACGATGGTATGGTCTACCTCGCCTGAGAATGCGGCTGCGTTAAAGCGGTTGGCGCCCGAAGCGTTGGTAGGGATGGTCAATGCGGGGTTTACCTTACCTGAATCGACATTGATGGCGTTGGTAGAGAAGATGCTGGAAGCGGATCGACAAGGTGTTCCACTTACATCTGATCAAATCTCATCTTTGATCGCTACTTTGCCTTCACCTCCACTATCGACCGATCAACCTATTCTCCCTCCGAACGTAACTTCCATTCCGGCAAAATCGATCGCTTCATTCCCATTACGTCTGACCCACGCAGACGTGTATCTCGGTCCTCGTACCGCTCTCGTCGGAGACGCGGCACATACTATCCATCCGCTCGCAGGACAAGGCTTGAATATGGGTTTGGCAGACGTCAAATCTCTCTCTGAGGTAttggagagagcgagagcatTAGGCGGTGATCTGGGTAGTCAGACCAGTCTCGCAGATTATCCAAGAGAGAGATATCCCCTCAATCATCTCATGTTGAGTACGACGGATAAACTTCATTATATCTTCAGAGCGAGAGGAGGTTTGGTCAATTGGATCAGAGGAACAGGTTTGGACGTCATCAATGAATTGGGTCCAATCAAGAAGATCCTTATGGGAggtgctggagctggaaCACTCGGTGtaggaggtgggaagaggacggaTGAGCAAAGAGAATTCGGGAGAGCAAATGCGACAGACGAATTACCACCCATAGGTGGATGGCCAATGACCGCTGCCAAAGGTGTTGAAGGCTGGTTCGCCCTCAAAGGTGTGATGGGTATGGTCGGCAGCGTAGTGAAGGAAGGCGCAAAGATGGGAGTTGGGAAAGCAGCCAGTCTCATCGCTAAGAAGTAA